CATGGGTCGAGCAAGTCGACGGCTTTCGCACTCAAAACTGATTCGAGCGAGCCAATCAAACAGAACATCACAATCCAGAAAATGCCCGTGCCGGTGAAGACTTTAGAGAAGTCCGGCGTTGCGATCGCGCCGAGCAAACTGCCAGGAACTGCAACCAGAAACTTTTCCGAGACTTCGTACTGATGCCCCCCGAGCGTGTACCGATGTAGTTGGTCGATGTTGAGGAAGTAAGCCATCGTCACACTGACCGCCACTACCACCAGCGGACCAGGAAGGCGGCTCAAGTAGGGAATCTTGACGTACGGCCACACAAAGAGAATTGCCAGACAGGTCAATCCGATCAACGCAATGGCGGGATTCATGCCGTGCATGATCGAGTGAGGAATCTCGGCAATCAGGTGCAGCGGCTCTTTGCCTTGCGCCGTGGCGCCCAACATTAGGTGCGATTGCTTAGCCATGATGATCACGCCGATGGCGGCGAGCATGCCGTGCACCACCGTTGTGGGAAAGACTTCGCTAATCACACCCATCTTGCAGAGAGCGAGGAGAATTTGAATCACACCGGCGACCACGCCGACTGCCAGCACGCTCCGATAGGCATTCCACTGCGCGGTTGGATCGTTCGGCACCCAGCCGAAAGCCAAGGCACATCCGGCGACAATCACAATTAGCCCCGCCGCGGGGCCTTTGATCGTCAATTGAGAATTGGTGAGGAAGGGAGTAAGTATGCCGCCCACGATGGCAGTGATTACACCGGCGACAGGAGGAAAGCAGCTCGCATTCGCGATGGCGAGACACAGCGGCAAAGCGATCAAAAACACTAAGAAGCCGGCTGTCGCATCGGACTTGAGCCGCGCTTGCCAATTGCCTAGTTCGGGAACGGAGCGGGACGCGACAGGAGCGTGTGAGTCAGACATTGTGCTTTTTTCTAGAAGTGGGCAGCCGAACATTCCGACTGCTGCTCCTAAAGCACGGGTTGTGCCGGCACTTGCCAATACGACTGACCGCTGAGCACCTTGAGAAATTGAAATGTTTGTCGTAAAGCCATGCCAGGCAAGCAACTACGCGCGAAACACTCGGCTCGTTTAGGGGGATTAGGCCGCCCTTGGCTTACAAACTTGTCAACTTGCCTGCACGTCAGGTGGCCAGCATCTAGCATGGGCATGAATAACTTTTTGCCAGCGGAGAATTGACCGGTGAGCGCGAGGTATTTCGTCGCATGATGAAGCGCATCGAGTTAATGAAGTTCATGGCACCCCTG
Above is a window of Anatilimnocola aggregata DNA encoding:
- a CDS encoding SulP family inorganic anion transporter encodes the protein MSDSHAPVASRSVPELGNWQARLKSDATAGFLVFLIALPLCLAIANASCFPPVAGVITAIVGGILTPFLTNSQLTIKGPAAGLIVIVAGCALAFGWVPNDPTAQWNAYRSVLAVGVVAGVIQILLALCKMGVISEVFPTTVVHGMLAAIGVIIMAKQSHLMLGATAQGKEPLHLIAEIPHSIMHGMNPAIALIGLTCLAILFVWPYVKIPYLSRLPGPLVVVAVSVTMAYFLNIDQLHRYTLGGHQYEVSEKFLVAVPGSLLGAIATPDFSKVFTGTGIFWIVMFCLIGSLESVLSAKAVDLLDPWKRKTNFDRDLLAVGVANTVAALLGGLPMISEIVRSRANIDNGARTKFSNMFHGLFLLGFLGLLPSLIHRIPLAALAAMLVYTGSRLASYKEFMHSYKLGIDQLFVFVATIVGVLATDLLVGILIGTCVELGLHLLRGISFRSIFSPNIKTTQSDEGIVVNAIDSLVFTTWIWLKQRLQAMDDKQKVVVDLSSARVVDHTVLAKLQDLKNDWFVVGRTLDIRGLESHKSMSAHPLSCHRKVGRDPVVVTSA